GCAGCCCTGGGACGGCTGACAGTCTGTGTCGTTTCTCTTCAGGTCAAACTGTTGAGAAGatcatttctgtgtttccacCAACACCTGCAAAAAGAGGATGAACACTTGTGAGATGGTTGCCATGGAGATAAGCAGCCAGCTGATGCAGCAGCGTTGCCACGGCCCAGACATCATCTGGGTGATTAGTCTTGCGTCCTTGATGTGTCCACACGCTGCCAGCCAGTgagaaacaggaggaagagctgTGGACCTCGTTTCTCGAATCTCAGAAACAAAGGCAGAGTCAAAACAGATGAGCGAACCTCCTGTGGCTGATTAATGAAACTCACACAGCTTTTTAATCAGCTGTAGCTCAAACGTGCATCAGCTGTGTGTTCAAAAGCTGTGAATCTCTAGGCATTTGTCAGTTTCAATTTTAATTCAGCATGCTGCAAACTGAGAACAAAACATATTCTTGATTTGTTGACAGTTTCTAAAAAGAAGGGTCAAAGTTAATTGCAGCAGAACCAGACACAttgttttttaggactttttcCATTATCGATTCATCTGCCAatcattttcttgattaattaattaagtcTTGTATatgaaatgtctgaaaaaatctgaaaaaaatggCATTCACAATTTCTCAGAGCCCACGGTGATGTTTTAAGTCAGATTATTTTGCccaaagattttaaatttactgtcacatgtgacaaagaaaaagcagatcCTGCCTTTTGGcttaaaaaatgactaaaacggTTATTTCATgatcaaaacagctgcagattcattttctcaATAATGGAGTAATTATAGCTATAATCAGCTAATTATAGCCTGTTTCCATGCATTTGTCTTCCTTGTTAAAACCTGGCACCTGGTGAGCCATTCAGGTCTGTTAAGCCAGATTAAGGTGTTATCTTATTGCAGATATGTATATTGGTATCAGTGTGTATATGTCACCCAATAAATAGCAAGAAATTAGAGAACAGAAAGACCCACACAATGCTGACTTAAGTGACATCACttgcatattttgacgccttacagccgtatgacctgttttatgacattttgaggtcatactaagatatgactttttttgacatacTTCGACGTCTTATGgccatatgacattttgaggtcacactaagatatgactttttttggcatattttgaagccttacggccgtatgacatttttcctgacattttgaggtcttactaaaatatgactttttttgacatattttgaagccttacggccgtatgacatttttcctgacattttgaggtcatactaaaatatgacttttttgacatattttgaagccttacggcTGCatgacgtgttttttttttttttttttttgacattttgaggtcataaaaccATCTATCCCATCCCTATCTGTGCCATATTTCACGTGACACTGAGTGCCACACAACCCTAAGGCCAAATATGTGCCAAATTCGTGTTATAAttaatcttaatttttttttttttttaaagttcacgAAATAAGAAGAATCAGTGCATCAGTATTTCACGAAAGGGATCATCTCTTTAACGTCTGACTGCCGCAGGGGGTTGCCttcttttcacctcaaaatttgcaCAAACTTTtgcacacagctgcagccttGTACAGTCCAAAGCGACATAACACAGGTGACTGTGGAGCATTTCATGTTCAGCTCCGtcagctgatttcactgagGCTGTAGTTTGTAGTGGTGCTGCGCTACACCGCGTCGCACTGTGGAAACGTTAACACTGGATCCATTAAAGGGGCACACCAGAAGCAGCTGAGTGTGATGATAAACTGCTGCTGAGCGTGATGATTAGCTAAACGCCGCTAATCCGTTTCTCTCCGTCCGTCACTGACAGCAGCtagttagcttgttagcatgaTGTGTGAGAGAAGGAGACGATACATCGTCACTtggttaaattaaattttataaAAATCTCACCTATGACTGCTCCATCGCTGCCGCTGACTGATGCTTTAACACCACACAGATGAAAGACCCTTGCTGACCTCTTCCTCGACATCCATGATTTTCACCGCTGTCGAATTAAACAGCGGGCAAGAGGCAGCTTCCCGGAAgtgctttcaaaataagagatgTTCTGAggatttaaaaagtaaaattagaTCTACTCAGAAAAAGTGGAAAGGATTTTTAAATTACTGAGGTCAGAAGTGCGCACACCCCCTTCCCCccaaaagcctttgataaagtttgattatttacattttgtttggttAGTTATAGCTTATCcataatttaaattaaatccaCCTGTAAATGTTATTGTCCaagagcagcacacaccacTTCACATCAGTGGGACGGAGATAGAGAGGGTGAAAACCTTCAAATTCCTCGGGACCTACATCAGTGAGGACTTAACCTGGACTCACAACTGTCACCACCTTGTgaagaaagcagagcagagactgtTCTTCTTGAGAAAGCTGAAATTCGGCATGTCACCCAGAATCCTCAGCAATTCCTACAGATGCTCAGTGGAAAGTGTCGTAACCAGCTCCATCACGGTGCGGCGCGGAGCCAGCTCTGCTCAGGACAGCAAGGCTCTGCAGAGAGTGATAAAGACTGCACAGCACATCTCTGTGGACATTTACACCAGCAGAGTCGTCAGGAGGGCCCACAGCATCATAAAGGACAATTCACACCCACAGCACAGTCTTTTCACCCTCTTCAGGGAGGCGTTACAGGAGTGTGAGAACAAGAACAACTAGGCTCCTCAACAGCTTCTACCCACAAGCCATCAGACTCTTGTATACagaaagaccccccccccccccccccccccaccgtccacacacactgatagaTATCTCATAGATATTTGaagaaagactttttttaatgtatatcTTCTGCAGgggttgtatttatttatttatcagaaTGTATCAGAATGTATGTCCACTGCCCAAGGACTTCTGCTCACAACTACAACTACCTCCCACCACCtgggggcagcagcagcagcagcctgtccaTTCGCAGAAACAGGAAACTATTTTGTTTATCAGCGACCACGTCCTGTTGGCCACggctcctctgtgttttccatctgGTCCGCAGACATTTCTTCTAAaaacctgtttcttttttttaactgcgTCGCTTTCTAATATTCAGGAAACTTTGCTGCACGCGTCCCGAGGAGTTTTACTGCGACACGTCTGTGCGGAGGTCCCGGTGTTTGCTCTGGCGGGCTCCAGCGTTAGCCTGTAGCTCCAAACCCGCCGCTCTGAACCGCGATGACAGTGGAcagagtttttctttctgcGTATTTCGACTGTTGACCCAAACCGGAGATCCTCCGTTCGACATGGCGAGCGAAAACACCGACACCAACGCGGGGAACGACGAGGAAACCGGCCCTCCATCCGAGACAAACGAGCACGATTATGCCCACACCGCGGATAGTAACTTCACTCCCACAGAGGCGTCCACTTTCTCCGGTGCGCTGCCGGGCGATGGCGGAGTCACCGCGCAGGAAAGCTTTACTGCACCGGCTGAACAGGAGCAGAGCACGTCGGGGCAGCACGCCGCCTCTCTGCCGGTAGAGCTTCCCGAACCCGCCGTGGGTGCGGAGGTGGATTGCCCCGGTGGAAATGATGTGGAAGCGCCTTCGCCGCCACCACAGACCGACGAGGACGCCCAGAAGACCGCAGCATCTGAACTTGCCACTACCGCCTCCCCCGCCATGCAGCGATGTGGCCGCCGGCGTCCCAAGCGGCCGGAGGACAGGAACTGCTCCTGCTGCAAGTGTGAGTTTGAGCGGCAGGGTCGAAGCTTCAACCGGAGGGCGGTGTACACCTTCACCACCCCGGAGACTGTGCACTGGGCCTTCCCGGAATCCGTGGTGCATGAGAAGTCCTTCCTATGCGAGACCTGTGCGCAGGTCATCCGGAGCAAATGCAAGCGCAAACAGACCGGGAAGCGGTCTCTGTGGCTGAAACCGCCTGCCCctaaacaggtgtgtgtgtgtgtgtgtgcgtgtgtgtgaccgATACTGTCGTTTGGGACTCTTAAAAAAGTTTGGAGTAACgttttctctttgtgtcctTCATGTTGGTTTGGTGACTACAGTCAGATGggagagacaagaagaagaaaggccGCAGGATGGGCAAGAAGAGCAAAGCAGCTTTGCTGGTCAGCAAGTCCTGCTACAAGGCTGCTTTCAAAATGCTCTGGTCCGCTAAAGGTGCCAGGAAGCCCATGATGGAGTTCTGGAGTAAGCAGTTaaaagaggaggtgaggatgggTACACTTGTCAGTCAGGATGAATTGCTTTAGTCTTCAGAACTGGctcttgtattttttaattgctgtgtgtgtttcctgttacGGTGCAGATGAAGGTGCTGTCGCGGCAGGCAGATAGTCCCTTTCATCAGAAGGTGTCTAACAGGAAGCCGCTGTCGTCCTTCCCCTGGCGACGATGTCTGAACTGGGCCCAGGACAAAGCTCCACTTGTCCTCACCTGCCTCCGCTCGCTCTTCCCCAACATCAACGCCCTCTCCAAGAGCAGCCAGTAAGTTTGAGTTCACACAGTCCACAGATCTTTAACGTGGGTCATGGGCCGGAAAAGTTAAGGAATCAAACCACGTCCGCGGATCGGAAGCTGACCAGATGTGGGTCGGTGGTCTGATGAgcatctgttctgtttttttgtgtggcaGCCAGCTGTCAGAGGAACAGGCCCAAACACTGTTAGAGCGCCGGGCTGTGGTGGCACTCTCCATCCCGCTCTTCACCAGGAACATCTGGAAGAACAATTTCCTGCAGGCTGCTCTGGGGGCTGAGCTCCGACTGCAGGGCTGCTCCGGCTCCGCCCTCGACGCCCTCAACACCATGGGACTGtgtcaaaacaaagacactgtCAGGTTACTGCTGCACAGGCTCCGCAACGGCAAGAAGACTGTGAGTATCAAGATCAGTGGTGCTGGTTGTTCAAGGCGCAAAACTAACTTGTCACGCAGACATCGGCTGCAGACAGAAATTCTAACATGTTTGCACAATTCATATGTCACAGTCAATAAAttcaataaaacaataacagaagaagagagtggAAGGATTGTTTAGAACACAATCACcaatattatttcatttttctgtgcaaTGTACTTGAGATTTTTTTACCTCATCAGGACACTAAAAAAGTAGTAAAATGAACCAGTCTCAGAATGGAACATCGACCTTTGGTTGAACTGCTCGCACCTCACAGTCACATGCAGCCGATTGGACATTTCTTACCAATGAAGGGTCACAAACTGATGCATTAGGCTTGAAGTCAGAGGCTGATTTCTCTTACTAAATTATATCCATCTGGATAGAAGGTTCTGTAATCCACATTACTCTAAAaagtaaacagataaatatatacatacaatacaATCATATCAATGAAGGAACATAATAATCATAAGATCCGTCAATAACAAACATAATCGTTAGTTGTATCCTTACTGACAACGAAGAGCTGAGACTGAAACACCTGAATCTGTAGCTGCCCTCTGCTTCATGAAGATGTGTTTGGcttcagcaggcagctgtttacagAGAGAAAGCTCAGATTGTtagagaccaaaaaaatcaaGAGATCAGATAAAATTAATgctggacttacattcatcagacGGACACATGCAGGACTCCAGATGAATGATAATTCATCACATGCTCTGTAACTGCCGGATGCATAAATAAGATGCTAATTTACAGGTGTGTAATTATTGTTTTGGCCATGTGGGGGCGccagagcagctgttttctgtcaacAGTCCATGGTTTTGTCTCCTGTCTTAACTTTGTGCCTTGTTCTTTGTTAGCCAACACAGAACGGACGTCAAAGGATGAAGCTGAAACAAGAACAGATGAAAGGAGAACAGATGACagatgtggaggaagaggatattgaggaggaggaggaggaggaagaagaagaggaggaagaggaggaggaggaggaagtagaGGATGAcgaggaagatgaggatgacGAGGAAGAGGCGGAGGAAATGGAGGTAGCagtagaggaggaagaagtggaagaggaggaggtgcaggacGGAGtgcaagaggaagaagaagaggatgatCAAGtagcagaggaaaaagaagagaagaagaggaggaagaaggcaaagaaacagaggaaggaggagaagaggaaggagagaggtaAACGAAAGgcgaaggagagagaggaggaagaagaggaggacgaagatGAAGGGTCAGagcaaaagaagaggagggtggtggtggtgaggctCGGCCTGCTGAAGGGACACTCAGAGGTCGGACGATCCGACCTATCAGCTCCCTAAGACTGTGTAGGCCCTGCCCACGAACTCAACAAGCCACAGctccaatcagagagcaggacaGATACCCCGCCCTCCAGAAAGGCATTCTGGAAATTGCAGTAGGTCAGTAACTTTAGAGGGAAACTGATGAAAgctttaaattttcatttttgttacgttaaaaaaaaaaaatcagcttggGTCGGAAGTGAGTTCATTCGAGCccagaaaagacaaaactgctccactgaaactgaaaccaaTAATAAAGCCACAGCTGATCAGTCACACGATTATCCGCATCGTTTTTACCCCTGATGGTCGCGCGTGTCAGATTAGCTAGATCTCAAATTCACGACCACTAATACAACTTCCTCTGTTGTTCAACCTTCCATATATACGATGGTAACGGCTTccagaaaagatttttttttcttttaccatcTCATAGTTTCTTAGTAATTAATACTAGAAAGGAACTGATATGTAATTGTAAAATTTTTAAAAGGTTCCTGGACAGAACAGCCTAATTTGGTACTAACTATAGAGGCAATGGTAGAAAGGAGTGTCGTGTTGAGTTGGGGATAAAAGAAATTGGACATACTGTGATTAAAGTCGTAGTGGATCATTATATAGGTAAAAATTCAATTTaacaagaaaatcaaataaatgcGAATAAAGGTTTAATTCAAGAaaattttgttatattttgagaaaaatgtcagtgttttgcttttcaaaaatatttcccTATAGTTTGTTCCAAATTGCAGTACCCACTTGGTGTGAACAGCACATGTAGGAAGTATGATGGGATAAGatgcctgtttttgtttttgactttgtgGAGGCTGAACGACCCCAAACATGCCTTGAATAAATCCATCAGCCACTgataaatctgtaaaatgttcaaatgtctGACAGGTATGTTACAGATGAGAGACCGTCAGCAGGAATCTGTTCTGTTGTTAGTCTTTGTCCAGCTGCTGGATGATGGAGGTAAACCTCCATTAGGAGGtgaaagctgttttattttccaattCTGATCACAAACaggtttgccttttttttttaaaccctgaACACTGTGGAAGTCTCAGGCTGTGTCTGTTTATAGTTTGAAGCTGtgcatttcttttaaaaaactgtGAGCTGAGGGGATGCACAGCTGGGTAAAGGAACGGGGGATTTATCgctttattttcttgtttatcGTTTGTTGGCTGCAGTGAACCCAACAGAACACATTCAAGgcttcagtgtgtttgcttGAAGCACGCTGAGGCCTTTATGCTGTGTTCACGTCATGTGGGAGATGTTAGAAAAGGGATTTATTCTTTCTGAACTGCAAGCGTTAATGTGATTAGACAACCCAAGACGGCTGCGATCACAGCGTTGGTTGTATGAGGATTAAAAATACTGTccatttacaatataaaaactATAATCAGTAAAAGAGACTAACAACAGATAACCACCTGTTTGAAGATATAATCAGggtttaaagaaaaatcagttttcTAATTTGTTGACACTAACGCTGTTTACATGTTGTAACTGACAATTACTGTAACTCCAGCATGACATGAACACACCATTACAGCTGAGGAGAAACATCAACAATCTCTTTCACAGAATCTGTTTTATGTGACACTATTTTATGGTCTGTAATTTCAGAATAATTTACTaagcatttaaaaaatcaaacGTAATTTGGTACTAATTATACTGGAAACAGACACTTTCAGTTGTTACACTTCCAGTTATTACTGAACTAGTCTTAGTATTTTAGCCAGGTCACATCGGGTCAGCTGAACATGGAGAACACagcccagtttttttttctatagttAGCACCACATTAAATACTACTTTTCAGGAGATAATTCCGAATTTAATgactataataaaataaagcGTTGACGTGATCCTTTTCTGTTGTGTTCACtgaataatttcagtttgttAGAACTTTTCTCTCTTGGACAgtaaatgtcaaaatgaaagTTTCTGCATCGAGAGATGATCTTTGAGTTTGTCAGAGCTTCTTCAgtaaatgttttggttttgtttttcacgtGTCTGAGTTGAGGGGGGCTGTGACGCATGTGTTTTCTGACTGTTGGTCTCAGATCTGATGTTCAGCCAGCTGAACCACCGCGAGTCTGATCCCCGCTGGTTCCTGTAAACGTTTgccaataaaaatgttaaaggcTTCACCTGGTCAGATCTCCAGctgcctcttttctctgtcagcaACTCTGGTGTTACTTTTTTTGAGGTTAATTTCAGAATTTACTTGGTCTACAGGGAAGCGTTACATGGTTTCACTGGATCAGAGAGCTAAGAGCTAATTGGTGGTAAATTATACTAACTACAGAAATAAAGTAAGTTGAATAAAGTAGTTATAAAAAGCTCCACTTTGACCTGCTGCTAACACATTTGCATCAATATCAATAATCTAGCAATGTAACAAGTTTTCTCCACAAATTCTAAGTACATTTTATACCTTTAGAGTATTTTGACACTGTGGCATTAGCACGTCAGCAAAAATTCAGAATCCTTCTTCCATCACTGGTAGTAACTGGACCGTAGAGGCGTTAACCTGAATCATcagagaggagaaataaaacagTTAGTCTGGTGTGAAAGACTGAAGCAGCATGAAGGACTGAaaggtttttatttctgtaacaGAGTCatttacagcaacaaaaacatccacagagctgctgcagctacaaTAAATATTTCTGACCACACTCCACCCCCAGGGCTCGGCTGCTTCATTCTTCTTCGCCGCTGCTTTTAGAGACAGACCGAGTTAAGTGCGAGGAATTAAGTTAAAGGACTGGACATTAATATGTTCTGGTGGTTAGAAATACATGAGAGAATATCAACAACACAACTACGGAGAGCACAAATGAGGctttgatcagtgtgtgtgtctaaattTGAGAGCACTCAAGGATAAACTCTGCTCTGTTTACACCAAATGTTTCATCAGATTCTGAGTGCGTCTGTACTTTTCTCGTTTCTTTGGGGAAAGTTGGGTTTCTGTgaataatattataaaaaatacaGTCTACACGTGCTCTaaatgaaaagtgccctgagatgacttctgttatgatttggcacTATACAAATACAACTGACTTGGATAGTTTGGGGAACATTAGCATGTTTCAGAGTCAAATAAATAAtgtagacaaaataaaatgtggacTAAAGTCAGGAAAGTTCCTAATGTAGATGATGAAATATCTGATTCCATAACACTGTAAATAAGTTGAAGAGTCCGACTGAGCTTTTTACAGACTTTTGATACTTAACACTGATTGATATTTGATTCTTGTGACGCTTTTCGGTCAGTATTCAACAAGGGACGCTTAGCTCTAAACACAAAGTTCCTCTGCTGGGCTGAGGAAATTTAATTCACACAATTATTTTGACCCTACCTGCTCTCACACCTGTACACGGatcaaatcctgacattttttGTGCTCACTCAGCAGTTCTGTTGTCAcatgtcacagaaaacagaagtagAGAAAAATCTACAGGATAGagcaacttttattttgaagcggAGGAGCAGAGTTCGGTTAAGTCTGTAATCGAGTAACAGAGGCGACGACTTGACTGAACTCTGTGTCTCCATTGCTCTGGGTGCAGGTTAAACAGCTGTGCGTTTCATTGACCAACATCTGGCTGGACACTTTACAGTCTGGAGCAAAGAAAGTGTTTGGCTGTATTTACACAAGGTTAAAATATTTTACCAGAAGTTTTTAACCACCGTCTGTGTGAACATGACagagaggactcaggtggggttgtcctgtgtgtgtgtctcagacgTTGAGGGTCTTTTTGACAGAGAAGATGATGTCTTTGATCTGCGGCAGGCTGTGGTCCTCCAGGATTTTGGCGTACGGCATGGGGATGTCAACGCCCGTCACCCTGGTGACCGGAGCGTCCAGGTAGTTAAAGGCCggacctacaaacacacacaggggttaaaggattttatttcagcgCTTTAAAACCCCCAAGTATTCTAAGCTAATTGCTGatgatgttttgctttgtaaTCAAATATCTACACCTGTCAAAGCGTTAAGGAGgtgaaacacacatttctctgaatATGAATATAAACCCCTTCACACAGACTTGGCACACACATTTATTACTGTGCTCTTTTCATTCAGGTGTTATTTTTAAAGTGCTCTTTCAGCTCCTGATGATGCAGGGACTTCCGGTTTACCTTGCTGACTACCTTCTGACTGGATACCATCGCTAAGACGTTCATAAAGTTTTAACATTGCAACCTGATCTGACAAATCATTAGTCTGAAATGAAGATTTACAGACGGTCTGAGGAGAGAGCAGGTAATTTTAGATTTTACATTCTCAGACAGCTgatgtgtcagtcagtcagctgttaCCTTCCATGATCTTGGCACAGATCTCAGCTCCGACGCCGAACTGAGGCCAGCCGCCCTCCACCGTCACCAGGTGGTTGGTCTTCATCACGCTGGTCTCAATACTCTCCACATCCATAGGACGGATGGTCCGCAGGTTGATCACCTGacgcacagacagagaggaagtggtTAAAAGACTCCTAAGCACAGGCCAACTGTGTCAGGAATTAATGGGTGTTTTCCTCTACCTCACACTCTATTCCCTCCTTGGCGAGGACGGCGGCGGCATCCAGGCAGTGACCAACAAATCGAGAGTGAGCAACCAAAGTAACGTGATTccctgaaacacaaaatcagTGAAACAAGTCAGGTCTCCTGACACACTGCTGTTACTCAGGTTTTGAGGCCACGGAGGCTTCGATGGAGCCGCGTGGAGGTCTGTGTCCTGAGTGTCTGCGTCCATCAGTCTCACCTTGTCTCTCGATCTTGGCCTTGCCGATGGGAATGGTGAAGTCTTTGGACTGTGACTCCTCCGACATCTCGAAGGGA
This region of Toxotes jaculatrix isolate fToxJac2 chromosome 3, fToxJac2.pri, whole genome shotgun sequence genomic DNA includes:
- the LOC121179494 gene encoding bromo and FHA domain-containing protein DDB_G0267958-like; amino-acid sequence: MASENTDTNAGNDEETGPPSETNEHDYAHTADSNFTPTEASTFSGALPGDGGVTAQESFTAPAEQEQSTSGQHAASLPVELPEPAVGAEVDCPGGNDVEAPSPPPQTDEDAQKTAASELATTASPAMQRCGRRRPKRPEDRNCSCCKCEFERQGRSFNRRAVYTFTTPETVHWAFPESVVHEKSFLCETCAQVIRSKCKRKQTGKRSLWLKPPAPKQSDGRDKKKKGRRMGKKSKAALLVSKSCYKAAFKMLWSAKGARKPMMEFWSKQLKEEMKVLSRQADSPFHQKVSNRKPLSSFPWRRCLNWAQDKAPLVLTCLRSLFPNINALSKSSHQLSEEQAQTLLERRAVVALSIPLFTRNIWKNNFLQAALGAELRLQGCSGSALDALNTMGLCQNKDTVRLLLHRLRNGKKTPTQNGRQRMKLKQEQMKGEQMTDVEEEDIEEEEEEEEEEEEEEEEEEVEDDEEDEDDEEEAEEMEVAVEEEEVEEEEVQDGVQEEEEEDDQVAEEKEEKKRRKKMRDRQQESVLLLVFVQLLDDGDLMFSQLNHRESDPRWFL